A window of Nocardiopsis sp. Huas11 genomic DNA:
ACAGTGAGCGCGGCCGCTTCCTGGTCGCCCCCTTCGGGGAGGTCGACTGGGTGCGCAACCTGCGCAAGGACGGTTTCGCCACTCTGCGCCAAGGGGGCTGGATCGAGCTGATCAGTGTCCGGGAGCTGGAACCCGAGGAGGCGGCTCCCCTGCTGAGGGAGTATCTGCAGCACCCGAGGGCGGCCATGGTGGGACCGTACTTCGAGACCCCGCCGGAGGCGCCGGCCGAGGCGTTCGCGGAGGAGGCCGACCGGCATCCGGTCTTCGCGATCGTGCGCTCCACCACGATCCGGATCTGATCCGGGTCGGCGACCGCGTCGGTCCCGGCACCCGCTCGCGTGCCGGGACCGACGCCTCAGTTGCGCACGCGGTAGACGTCGTAGACCCCGTCGACGCCGCGGACGGACCGCAGCACGCTGCCCAGGTGGGCGGGATCGGCCATCTCGAAGGTGAACCGGCTCTGGGCCACGCGGTCGCGGCTGGTCTGCACGGTCGCGGACAGGATGTTCACGTGCTGGTCGGACAGGACCCGGGTGATGTCGGACAGCAGCCGGGACCGGTCCAGGGCCTCCACCTGCAGCGCCACGAGGAACATCGAGTCCTCGGTCGGCCGCCACTGCACATCGACCATGCGCTCGGTGTCCAGCGTCGCGGCGTTCACGCAGTCCGCCCGGTGCACGGACACACCGTTGCCACGGGTGACGAATCCGACGATGTCGTCCCCGGGCACGGGGGTACAGCACTTGGACAGCCGGACCCACACGTCGGCGTCGCCCTCGACCACCACGCCCGGGTTGCCGGGCTTGGCCCGGCGGACCGCCGTCCGGCCCGGTAGGGCGGACTCGGCGATGTCCTCGGTGTGGCTCTCCAGCCCGCCCATGGAGTCCACCAGCTTGGACACCACGTTCTGCGCGCTCACCTGGTGCTCGCCCACCGCCGCGTACAGCGAGTCCACGTCCGCGTAGCGCAGGTCGCTGGCCAGGGCGATGAGCGCCTCACCGCTGAACATGCGCTTGACCGGGAGTTCCTGCTTGCGCATGACCTTGGCGATCTCGTCCTTGCCCTGCTCGATCGCGGCCTCGCGGCGCTCCTTGGTGAACCAGTGCCGGATCTTGTTGCGGGCGCGGGCGCTCTTGACGAAGTTCAGCCAGTCGCGGCTGGGGCCGGCGTCGGGGTCCTTGGAGGTGAGGATCTCCACGGCCTCACCGTTGTGCAGTTCGTTCTCCAGCGGTACCAGGCGGCCGTTGATGCGCGCGCCGACCGTGCGGTGGCCCACCTCGGTGTGCACGGCGTAGGCGAAGTCCACGGCGGTGGCGCCCTGGGGCAGCGAGATGACGTCGCCCTGCGGGGTGAAGACGAACACCTCCTGCACCGACAGGTCGAAGCGCAGCGACTCCAGGAACTCGCCCGGGTCCTTGGTCTCCTGCTGCCAGTCGATGAGCTGGCGCAGCCACTGCATGTCGTTGGTGCCCTTGGCCTTGGGCTCGGAGCCGCTGGAGCGGTCCTCCTTGTACTTCCAGTGGGCGGCGATGCCGTACTCGGCGCGGCGGTGCATGGCGCGGGTACGGATCTGCAGCTCCACCGGGTTGCCCGAGGGGCCGATGACCGTCGTGTGCAGCGACTGGTACATGTTGAACTTGGGCATCGCGATGTAGTCCTTGAACCGCCCCGGCACGGGGTTCCACCGAGCGTGGATGGTTCCCAGGGCCGCGTAGCAGTCGCGGACGCTGTCCACCAGGACCCGTACGGCTATGAGGTCGTAGATCTCGTCGAAGCCGCAGTTGCGGGCGATCATCTTCTGGTAGATCGAGTAGTAGTGCTTGGGCCGCCCGCGCACGGTCGCCTTGAGCTTGGACTCGCGCAGGTCCGCCGATACCGCCTCGATGACCTCCTGGAGGTAGACGTCGCGCCGGGGGGCGCGTTCGGACACCAGGCGGGCGATCTCGTCGAAGCGCTTGGGGTAGAGGGTGGCGAAGGCCAGGTCCTCCAGCTCCCACTTGATGGTGTTCATGCCCAACCGGTGGGCGAGGGGGGCGAAGATCTCCAGCGTCTCGCGGGCCTTCTTCTCACGTTTGGCCATCGAGGGCAGGTACCGCAGGGTGCGCATGTTGTGCAGGCGGTCGCACAGCTTGATGACCAGGACGCGGATGTCGCGGGCCATGGCCACGACCATCTTGCGGACGGTCTCGGCCTGGGTGGCCTCGCCGTACTTGACCTTGTCCAGCTTGGTGACGCCGTCGACGAGCTCGGCGATCTCGTCGCTGAAGTCCGCGCGCAGCTCGTCCAGGGAGTACTCGGTGTCCTCGACGGTGTCGTGGAGCAGGGCGGCGGCCAGCGTGGCCTCCTGCATGCCCAGTTCCGCCAGGATCGTCGCCACCGCGAGCGGGTGCGTGATGTAGGGGTCGCCGCTCTTGCGCTTCTGGTCGCGGTGGTGGTGCGCGGCGACCTCGTAGGCACGCTCGATCAGCCGCACGTCCACCTTCGGATGGGTGGCGCGCACGGTCTTGATCAGTGGTTCGAGCACCGGGTTCATCGTTACTCCCCGCTGGGCGCCGAGTCGGGCGAGCCGCCTGCGGACCCGCACTGTGGAGGGCGTGGTGGACGGAGCGGCCGCCGTCGGGCCCCCCGTCCCAGAGACGTCGGAGGGCGCCGCATCGGTCGCGGCGCCCTCCGGGCGGTCCCCCTGTGGTCTTTCGCTCGCCGACACACGTGTCCGGTCGGTTCGCGCCGGTGCACGGGTCTCGTCGGTCTGCCCTGCCGGCACGTCCGGGCGTGGGGAGCCGGAGGCCTCCGGCCACGATCCGCTCGCCGACACGGCCCCGGTCGAAGCCACTTCGCTTGGCATGCCTACCTCCCGCGGTCCGTCCGGTCGCGCGGCGTCGTCGACGTCGATGGCGACGTCGCCCGGCTCCACCGGTACACGTGCGTGTCGTCAAGGGCCAGTCTCCGACGTGGCCGCCGCGGTGTCTCCCCCACGGATCGTCCCCGCGCTCGCGCGAGGCGGCGGTCCCGTGCTCCCGGTCGCGGTCCGACGACCCCCACATGACCCCGTGTGACGCGTGTCACCTGGAGTGTGACCCCCAGTGTAGGAGTAGGTCAACGATGGCGGACCCCCTCCCCATTCCCCGTGGGGCGCGAAGGGTGGAACGCGGATCGTCGGTTTCAGACCGAGAGGAGGCAGTGCGGCTCCACGTCGGGCAGCTTCTCGCGTCCCTGGAGCGCGGCGAGTTCCATCAGGACCGAGAATCCCACGACCGTACCACCCGCTTTGCGGACGAGTTCCACCGCGGCCCTGCCGGTGCCTCCGGTCGCGAGGACGTCGTCGACGATGAGCACACGGCTGCCGGGGTGGAGCGCGTCAGCGTGGATTTCGACGGTCGCGGTCCCGTACTCCAGATCATAGGCCTGGCCGATGGTCCGTGAGGGCAGTTTCCCGGCTTTGCGCGCCGGGACGAAGCCCGCGCCCAGCTCCATGGCGACGGGGGCCCCGAAGATGAAGCCGCGCGCCTCCAGTCCGATGACGTGGTCGACCCCGGCGTCGCGGAAGGGCCCGGCCAGTCCGGCCACGGTGGCGGCGAGCGCGCGCCGGTCGTTGAGCAGCGGAGTGATGTCCTTGAACAGGATGCCGGGCTTGGGGAAGTCGGGCACGTCTCGGATGCCGGCCTGGATGAGTTCCAGATCCGGTACGGCGTCGGCGGTGTCGGTGGGCATGCGGGACCTCTGCGGTGGGAATCGGATGCGAGTGGGGCCGAACACGGCGGTACCGGCCCCCGAGCGGGGGCCGGTACCGAAGTCTGTGGGCCGTCGGAGGGTCGGACGCGACCGACCCTGCCGGGCGCGGTCCCCGAGGGGACCGGGCGGGATCAGCTCTGGGGCTTGTCGTCGTCGCCGAAGTCGGGGCGGTCCTCCACCGGGGTGTCGTCGGCCGCCGGGGTGATGACCTCACCGATACCGGCCTTGAGCATCCGGATCCGGGTGCCGGGAGAGATCTCCAGCAGCACGTCGGTCTCGTGGATCTCCACGACCGTGGCGAAGATGCCCGCCTTGGTCATGACCTCGACGCCGGGCACGAGTGCCGACTGCATCTGGGTCTCCATCTGGCGCCGCTTCTGGTTCGGCCGCCAGAACAGCAGCCAGAAGACCACCAGGATGAGCAGGAACGGCAGGATCATGGAGAGCAGCCCGCCCGTGGGCTCTCCTTCGGCGGCGAGATTGTAAATGCCCTGCACGGGGGCGTCCTTCCTGACGTTTCGTCGTGTGGCCGACGGATTCCGGTTGGGACACCGCGCCGACCACCTTGAGCATGCCACCCGGGATCATCCCGGGTCGCACCCGTCACCTGTAACGTTCGACGGGCCCGACACGTTCCGCGAGTGCTGAACGACATCCGCGGGTGCGCGGAGCGGAGCCCCCGCGTCGGTTGGCAGGCCCCAGCTTACGTGGCGCCGATCACCGTCCGCCCACCGGCCGAGATCGGTGTGTTAACGATCGCGGCTCAGGGCCGGGCCGCGCCGTTGGCACTGGCCGCGGCCGCGCCGAAGGCGGCGTCCGGCGGCGGGGTCAGCCCCATGTGCGCCCACGCCTGCGGGGTGGCCACGCGCCCGCGCGGGGTGCGGGCCAGGAAGCCGGAGCGGACGAGGAAGGGTTCGGCGACCACCTCGACGGTCTCGGCCTCCTCCCCCACCGACACCGCCAGTGTGGACAGTCCCACGGGCCCGCCGCGGAAGCGGCGCAGCAGGACGTCGAGGATGGCGCGGTCGAGGCGGTCCATGCCCAGTTCGTCGACCTCGTAGAGGCGCAGCGCGGCCCGCGCGGTCTCCAGGGTGAGCCGGCCGTCGCCGCGCACCTCGGCGTAGTCGCGCACGCGGCGCAGCAGCCGGTTGGCGATCCGCGGCGTGCCGCGGGAACGGCCGGCGATCTCGCGGGCGGCGTCGTCCTCGATGGGCGCGCCGAGCAGGCCGGCCGAGCGGTGCAGGATCAGTTCCAGCTCGTCGGGCCGGTAGAAGTCCATGTGCGCGGTGAAGCCGAAGCGGTCGCGCAGGGGCGCTGGCAGCATCCCGGCCCGGGTGGTGGCGCCGACCAGGGTGAAGGGCGCGATCTCGATGGGGATCGCGGTGGCGCCGGGGCCCTTGCCGACCACCACGTCGACCCGGAAGTCCTCCATGGCGACGTAGAGCATCTCCTCGGCGGGGCGGGCCATCCGGTGGATCTCGTCCAGGAACAGGACCTCGCCCTCCTGGAGGGTGGAGAGCACGGCGGCCAGGTCGCCGGAGCGCTCGATGGCCGGCCCGGACGTGATCCGCAGGGGCGCGCCCAGTTCGGCGGCGATGATCATGGCCAGGGTGGTCTTGCCCAGCCCGGGACCGCCGGACATCAGGATGTGGTCGGGGGCGCGGCCCCGCCGCTGGGCGCTGTGCAGGACCAGGGAGAGCTGTTCGCGCACGCGCTCCTGCCCGACGAACTCGGTCAGCGCCCGGGGGCGCAGCGCGACCTCGATCTGCCGCTCGTCACCGTGCGCGTCGGGTGAGACGGCCTCGCGGTCGTAGGCCGACGGCTCGTCCGTTGGTTCCATGGGGGCCAGTCTCCCTCGTTAGGCGCGGCTGAGCTTGCGCAGGGCGCTGCGCAGCAGGACGGCGACGTCTGCGGTGTTCTCGGCCTCGGCGGCCACGGCCGAGGCGGCGGTCTCGGCGTCCTTGGCCGACCAGCCGAGGTTGACCAGGCCGGAGACCACCTGCCCGCGCCAGGCGTCGTCGGCGGCGGGCTCGGCCGTGCCGGGCAGGGTGCCGTCGGTGACGATGGGGCCCTCGAGCTTGCCCGCCAGCTCCAGCACGATGCGCTGGGCGCCCTTCTTCCCGATCCCCGGCACCCGTGTCAGGGCGGCGGTGTCCTCGGTGGCCACCGCGTGGCGCAGGCTCGCCGGGCTGTGCACCGACATCATGGCCAGCGCCAGCCGGGGTCCGACGCCGGAGGCCGTCTGGACCTGCTCGAACATGTGCTTCTCCTCGTCGTCGGCGAACCCGAACAGCGTCAGGGACTCCTCGCGGACGACGAGGCTGGTGGCGACGGTGCCGGTCTCGCCCACGTGCAGCCGCGACAGGGCGGAGGGGGTGCACTGGACGGACATGCCGACACCGCCGACATCGATGACGGCGGTACCCGCGCCGCGTGCGGCCACCCGGCCGGTGAGGAACGCGATCATGGCGTGAGGGCGCCCGAGGGGGCGCCCGTCTCCTTCCTGGGGACGGGTGTCACCGGCCCCGCGCCTGGCGGGCCAGTTCGACCTTGCGGGCGAAGTCCTGCTGTGCCTGGGCCACCCGGGCCTGGGCTCCGCCGCGCCAGATGTGGCAGATGGCGAGGGCGACGGCGTCGGCCGCGTCGGCGGGCTTGGGGGGTGAGTCGAGTCTGAGGATACGCGCGACCATGTG
This region includes:
- the ruvA gene encoding Holliday junction branch migration protein RuvA, encoding MIAFLTGRVAARGAGTAVIDVGGVGMSVQCTPSALSRLHVGETGTVATSLVVREESLTLFGFADDEEKHMFEQVQTASGVGPRLALAMMSVHSPASLRHAVATEDTAALTRVPGIGKKGAQRIVLELAGKLEGPIVTDGTLPGTAEPAADDAWRGQVVSGLVNLGWSAKDAETAASAVAAEAENTADVAVLLRSALRKLSRA
- a CDS encoding adenine phosphoribosyltransferase yields the protein MPTDTADAVPDLELIQAGIRDVPDFPKPGILFKDITPLLNDRRALAATVAGLAGPFRDAGVDHVIGLEARGFIFGAPVAMELGAGFVPARKAGKLPSRTIGQAYDLEYGTATVEIHADALHPGSRVLIVDDVLATGGTGRAAVELVRKAGGTVVGFSVLMELAALQGREKLPDVEPHCLLSV
- a CDS encoding bifunctional (p)ppGpp synthetase/guanosine-3',5'-bis(diphosphate) 3'-pyrophosphohydrolase → MNPVLEPLIKTVRATHPKVDVRLIERAYEVAAHHHRDQKRKSGDPYITHPLAVATILAELGMQEATLAAALLHDTVEDTEYSLDELRADFSDEIAELVDGVTKLDKVKYGEATQAETVRKMVVAMARDIRVLVIKLCDRLHNMRTLRYLPSMAKREKKARETLEIFAPLAHRLGMNTIKWELEDLAFATLYPKRFDEIARLVSERAPRRDVYLQEVIEAVSADLRESKLKATVRGRPKHYYSIYQKMIARNCGFDEIYDLIAVRVLVDSVRDCYAALGTIHARWNPVPGRFKDYIAMPKFNMYQSLHTTVIGPSGNPVELQIRTRAMHRRAEYGIAAHWKYKEDRSSGSEPKAKGTNDMQWLRQLIDWQQETKDPGEFLESLRFDLSVQEVFVFTPQGDVISLPQGATAVDFAYAVHTEVGHRTVGARINGRLVPLENELHNGEAVEILTSKDPDAGPSRDWLNFVKSARARNKIRHWFTKERREAAIEQGKDEIAKVMRKQELPVKRMFSGEALIALASDLRYADVDSLYAAVGEHQVSAQNVVSKLVDSMGGLESHTEDIAESALPGRTAVRRAKPGNPGVVVEGDADVWVRLSKCCTPVPGDDIVGFVTRGNGVSVHRADCVNAATLDTERMVDVQWRPTEDSMFLVALQVEALDRSRLLSDITRVLSDQHVNILSATVQTSRDRVAQSRFTFEMADPAHLGSVLRSVRGVDGVYDVYRVRN
- the ruvB gene encoding Holliday junction branch migration DNA helicase RuvB, coding for MEPTDEPSAYDREAVSPDAHGDERQIEVALRPRALTEFVGQERVREQLSLVLHSAQRRGRAPDHILMSGGPGLGKTTLAMIIAAELGAPLRITSGPAIERSGDLAAVLSTLQEGEVLFLDEIHRMARPAEEMLYVAMEDFRVDVVVGKGPGATAIPIEIAPFTLVGATTRAGMLPAPLRDRFGFTAHMDFYRPDELELILHRSAGLLGAPIEDDAAREIAGRSRGTPRIANRLLRRVRDYAEVRGDGRLTLETARAALRLYEVDELGMDRLDRAILDVLLRRFRGGPVGLSTLAVSVGEEAETVEVVAEPFLVRSGFLARTPRGRVATPQAWAHMGLTPPPDAAFGAAAASANGAARP
- the yajC gene encoding preprotein translocase subunit YajC yields the protein MQGIYNLAAEGEPTGGLLSMILPFLLILVVFWLLFWRPNQKRRQMETQMQSALVPGVEVMTKAGIFATVVEIHETDVLLEISPGTRIRMLKAGIGEVITPAADDTPVEDRPDFGDDDKPQS
- a CDS encoding nitroreductase/quinone reductase family protein, whose amino-acid sequence is MVNEPTKRFEMTRLRRTANAVIGNFVKYGACPPEMHLLTTRGRKSGFLRTIPISVLDSERGRFLVAPFGEVDWVRNLRKDGFATLRQGGWIELISVRELEPEEAAPLLREYLQHPRAAMVGPYFETPPEAPAEAFAEEADRHPVFAIVRSTTIRI